A window from Streptomyces sp. NBC_00335 encodes these proteins:
- a CDS encoding energy-coupling factor ABC transporter ATP-binding protein, whose protein sequence is MNASPNPSPDPSPNAVVELSGAGYAYEDGPAVLTGVDFAIAPGRALALLGRNGSGKTTLMRLLSGGLRPGAGSLRLDGTEVSYGRAGLTRLRTSVQLVVQDPDDQLFAASVEQDVSFGPMNLGLPAPEVRARVDSALAALDITHVRDRPTHLLSYGQRKRAAIAGAVAMAPRVLILDEPTAGLDPDGQERLLDVLAGLRAAGTTVVMATHDVDLAVRWADDAAVLTPSGIRFGPAEALLSDPDLLTSAGLRPAWSPAVTAVLRAHGLLAPDSPGPRNPEALAAWR, encoded by the coding sequence GTGAACGCGTCGCCGAACCCGTCGCCGGACCCGTCACCGAACGCGGTGGTGGAGCTGTCCGGCGCGGGCTACGCCTACGAGGACGGCCCGGCGGTGCTGACCGGCGTCGACTTCGCCATCGCGCCGGGCCGGGCGCTAGCCCTGCTGGGCCGCAACGGCAGCGGCAAGACCACGCTGATGCGGCTGCTGAGCGGCGGCCTGCGGCCCGGCGCGGGATCGCTGCGGCTGGACGGCACGGAGGTCTCGTACGGCCGGGCCGGACTGACCCGGCTGCGCACGTCCGTCCAGCTGGTGGTGCAGGACCCCGACGACCAGCTGTTCGCGGCCTCGGTGGAACAGGACGTGTCCTTCGGCCCGATGAACCTGGGACTCCCCGCTCCGGAGGTCCGTGCCCGCGTGGACTCGGCCCTCGCCGCACTCGACATCACGCACGTCCGGGACCGCCCCACGCACCTGCTCTCCTACGGCCAGCGCAAGCGCGCGGCGATCGCGGGGGCGGTGGCGATGGCTCCGCGCGTACTGATCCTGGACGAGCCGACGGCCGGCCTGGACCCGGACGGCCAGGAGCGGCTCCTCGACGTCCTCGCGGGCCTGCGCGCCGCCGGCACGACGGTGGTGATGGCCACCCACGACGTGGACCTGGCGGTCCGCTGGGCCGACGACGCGGCGGTCCTGACCCCGTCCGGCATCCGCTTCGGCCCGGCCGAGGCGCTCCTGTCCGACCCGGACCTGCTCACCTCGGCGGGGCTGCGCCCGGCCTGGTCCCCGGCGGTCACGGCCGTCCTGCGGGCCCACGGCCTGCTCGCTCCGGACTCCCCCGGCCCCCGAAACCCGGAGGCGCTGGCCGCCTGGCGGTAG
- a CDS encoding PadR family transcriptional regulator: MSLPHAILTALLEKPSSGLELTRRFDKSIGYFWSATHQQIYRELGRLEESGLIRALPSEGPVRGQKKEYEVLPAGSGELARWVGERQDPKPVRDPLLLRIRAAAVVGPQGLAAELRRHLELHRAQLAVYEGIEEKDFPAGRDSEEDRLRRVVLHAGTGLETFWLRWLEEALAEVEGMAAGPRQA, from the coding sequence ATGTCGCTCCCGCACGCCATCCTCACCGCCCTGCTCGAAAAGCCCTCGTCGGGGCTGGAGCTGACCCGGCGGTTCGACAAGTCGATCGGGTACTTCTGGTCCGCGACGCACCAGCAGATCTACCGCGAACTCGGCCGGCTGGAGGAGTCCGGGCTGATCCGGGCGCTGCCCAGCGAGGGGCCCGTACGGGGGCAGAAGAAGGAGTACGAGGTGCTGCCCGCCGGGAGCGGGGAGCTGGCGCGGTGGGTCGGGGAGCGTCAGGATCCCAAGCCCGTGCGCGATCCCCTGCTGCTGCGGATCCGGGCGGCGGCGGTGGTCGGGCCGCAGGGGCTGGCCGCGGAGCTGCGGCGGCATCTGGAGCTGCACCGGGCCCAGTTGGCCGTGTACGAGGGCATCGAGGAGAAGGATTTCCCGGCCGGGCGGGACTCCGAGGAGGACCGGCTGCGGCGGGTCGTGCTGCACGCGGGAACCGGGCTGGAGACCTTCTGGCTGCGCTGGCTGGAGGAGGCCCTCGCCGAGGTGGAGGGCATGGCGGCCGGGCCGCGGCAGGCCTGA
- a CDS encoding EF-hand domain-containing protein — protein sequence MADIESARTTFGKFDVNGDGFVTADEFRSAMAAMGDPYVTGPVAEAVIAAKDSNDDGLLSFDEFWASLNK from the coding sequence GTGGCGGACATCGAGAGCGCACGGACGACGTTCGGCAAGTTCGACGTGAACGGTGACGGCTTCGTGACGGCCGACGAGTTCCGTTCGGCGATGGCGGCGATGGGTGACCCGTACGTCACCGGCCCGGTCGCGGAGGCCGTGATCGCCGCCAAGGACTCGAACGACGACGGCCTGCTCAGCTTCGACGAGTTCTGGGCCTCCCTGAACAAGTAA
- a CDS encoding tRNA-dependent cyclodipeptide synthase, protein MTITADASFEVLPFTRTCHHIWEDGDHVLIGVSPGNSYFSSERISDLARWATTRFAQVDFVYADLHVDRMFAAFGYTPEHAEKRATKEIKAVRRRILKGVEESGPPHAEIRVRALSEFQTNPVYQLLHRRVLHFLETDEEFRKGCEEMALHFVGSKLPEGESITDAQLQVCFDYMAAELPFFIDTPSILDVPSSVAAYHVKMPMTDLLFSRGGGLRATRNQAYAVVRPEAAESAQSNPNDPNATTNTHAHTAPTEGTVDERRAA, encoded by the coding sequence GTGACGATCACAGCTGACGCATCATTCGAAGTTCTGCCCTTCACCCGCACTTGCCACCACATCTGGGAAGACGGCGACCATGTGCTCATCGGAGTGAGTCCTGGAAACAGCTACTTCAGCTCCGAGCGCATATCCGACCTCGCCCGATGGGCCACGACCCGCTTCGCACAGGTCGACTTCGTGTACGCAGACCTCCACGTGGACCGGATGTTCGCAGCCTTCGGCTACACCCCGGAACACGCCGAGAAGCGTGCGACGAAGGAAATCAAGGCAGTGCGGCGAAGGATTCTCAAGGGCGTGGAGGAATCAGGACCTCCGCACGCAGAGATCCGAGTGAGGGCACTTTCGGAGTTCCAGACGAACCCCGTCTACCAACTTCTGCACCGACGCGTACTCCATTTCCTGGAGACCGACGAAGAATTCCGCAAGGGCTGCGAGGAAATGGCTCTGCACTTCGTCGGATCCAAGTTGCCGGAAGGTGAATCAATCACCGACGCACAGTTGCAGGTGTGTTTCGATTACATGGCGGCCGAGCTGCCGTTCTTCATCGACACCCCGAGCATTCTCGACGTGCCGTCCTCCGTGGCGGCCTACCACGTCAAGATGCCGATGACCGACCTCCTCTTCTCGCGCGGTGGGGGCCTGCGCGCGACGAGGAACCAGGCATACGCCGTGGTACGGCCCGAAGCGGCAGAAAGCGCGCAGAGCAACCCGAACGACCCGAACGCAACCACGAACACGCACGCGCACACCGCACCAACCGAAGGGACCGTCGATGAGCGTCGAGCAGCTTGA
- a CDS encoding cytochrome P450, protein MSVEQLEGTGLTAEPLIDFPLSRRGDVLPEECTWLREKAPVAKVRTLTGDPAWLVSSYALAKQVLEDERFSLKDTANAGVPRQYALTIPPEVVNNMGNINSAGLRNAVMKALNPRQKGLQDWLRAKAGELIDELVAEGGPADLRAAFADPFSAAMHCQVLGVPFEDWRRLMSGLDVAFMTAREPFADSALNWYKDVGYFEDQLKAQLALPAEERTGLLGKFAELKEADPESAHLTDDMFATVAVSLFGAGAVSTSAFLTLAVLALLQKPELIGYLRKHPERMGKAVDELLRWNLSVGDGLPRIAMADIQVGDVLVKEGELVLVLLEGANFDPEAFENPDELDLERESSNANLAFGAGRHFCPASALGRAHAEIALEVLVERLPELRLAVPAENLVWRTGFIKRLPERLPVAW, encoded by the coding sequence ATGAGCGTCGAGCAGCTTGAGGGCACCGGACTGACCGCCGAGCCCCTCATCGACTTCCCTCTCTCGCGGCGCGGTGACGTGCTCCCCGAGGAGTGCACCTGGCTGCGCGAGAAGGCGCCGGTCGCGAAGGTCCGTACCCTCACCGGGGACCCGGCCTGGCTGGTGAGCAGCTACGCGCTGGCCAAGCAGGTGCTGGAGGACGAGCGTTTCAGCCTCAAGGACACGGCCAATGCCGGCGTCCCGCGCCAGTACGCGCTGACGATCCCGCCCGAGGTCGTCAACAACATGGGCAACATCAACAGCGCCGGACTGCGCAACGCGGTCATGAAGGCGCTCAACCCGCGCCAGAAGGGCCTGCAGGACTGGCTGCGCGCGAAGGCCGGCGAGCTCATCGACGAGCTCGTCGCCGAAGGGGGGCCCGCCGACCTGCGGGCCGCTTTCGCCGATCCCTTCTCCGCGGCCATGCACTGCCAGGTGCTGGGGGTGCCGTTCGAGGACTGGCGGCGGCTGATGTCGGGGCTGGACGTCGCGTTCATGACCGCTCGCGAACCGTTCGCCGACTCGGCGCTCAACTGGTACAAGGACGTCGGCTACTTCGAGGACCAACTGAAGGCGCAGCTGGCGCTGCCTGCCGAGGAGCGTACGGGGCTCCTCGGCAAGTTCGCCGAGCTGAAGGAGGCGGACCCGGAGTCGGCGCACCTGACCGACGACATGTTCGCCACCGTCGCCGTCTCGCTCTTCGGGGCCGGCGCGGTCTCCACCTCCGCATTCCTGACCCTGGCGGTCCTGGCGCTGCTGCAGAAGCCCGAGCTCATCGGGTACCTGCGCAAGCACCCGGAGCGCATGGGCAAGGCCGTGGACGAGCTGCTGCGCTGGAACCTGTCCGTGGGCGACGGCCTGCCGCGCATCGCGATGGCGGACATCCAGGTCGGGGACGTGCTGGTCAAGGAGGGGGAGCTGGTCCTCGTCCTGTTGGAGGGGGCCAACTTCGACCCGGAGGCCTTCGAGAACCCCGACGAGCTGGACCTGGAGCGCGAGAGCTCCAACGCCAACCTCGCCTTCGGCGCCGGCCGGCACTTCTGCCCGGCCTCCGCGCTGGGCCGGGCGCACGCCGAGATCGCGCTGGAGGTGCTGGTCGAGCGGCTGCCCGAGCTGCGTCTCGCGGTGCCGGCGGAGAACCTCGTGTGGCGGACCGGCTTCATCAAGCGCCTTCCCGAGCGGCTCCCCGTCGCCTGGTGA
- a CDS encoding YncE family protein — MTTTRLPRKATALLAGLVLAALTGCGAADKGPAEALGTKGPAAPVKAVPAVPPGLAGMPPLLDPNDVYAADRPNKLSPVVKDFPSRVYVPNTSSNTVSVIDPVTYKVIDTIPVGIQPQHVVPSWDMKTLWVNNNRGHTLTPINPATGEAGKPVEVHDPYNLYFTPNGKYAIVMASMDKELVFRDPHTMDRVKTVPVTCFGVNHADFSADGRYFIVSCEFSGELLKVDTEKMEVVGQQKLPFEGAMPQDVKVSPDGKTFYVADMMAHGMWVLGGDKFETPKLLPTGKGCHGLYVSRDSKEMYVSNRGEGSVSVFDFTQNKLTKKWELPDGGSPDMGGVSADGKVLWLSGRYNSEVYAIDTTTGKQLAKIPVGGGPHGLAVYPQPGRYSLGHTGIFR, encoded by the coding sequence ATGACGACCACCCGCCTTCCCCGGAAGGCCACCGCGTTGCTGGCCGGTCTGGTCCTCGCCGCCCTGACCGGCTGCGGAGCGGCCGACAAGGGACCCGCCGAGGCCCTCGGCACGAAGGGGCCCGCCGCGCCCGTCAAGGCCGTACCGGCCGTGCCCCCGGGCCTGGCCGGAATGCCGCCGCTCCTCGATCCGAACGACGTGTACGCGGCCGACCGCCCGAACAAGCTCTCCCCGGTGGTCAAGGACTTCCCGTCCCGCGTGTACGTGCCGAACACCAGCTCCAACACGGTGTCCGTCATCGACCCGGTCACGTACAAGGTCATCGACACCATCCCCGTCGGCATCCAGCCCCAGCACGTGGTCCCCTCCTGGGACATGAAGACCCTCTGGGTCAACAACAACCGGGGCCACACGCTCACCCCGATCAACCCGGCCACCGGCGAGGCCGGCAAGCCCGTCGAGGTGCACGACCCGTACAACCTGTACTTCACGCCCAACGGCAAGTACGCGATCGTCATGGCCTCGATGGACAAGGAACTGGTCTTCCGCGATCCGCACACGATGGACCGCGTGAAGACCGTCCCCGTGACCTGCTTCGGCGTCAACCACGCGGACTTCTCGGCGGACGGCCGCTACTTCATCGTGAGCTGCGAGTTCTCCGGCGAACTGCTCAAGGTCGACACCGAGAAGATGGAAGTCGTCGGCCAGCAGAAACTGCCCTTCGAGGGCGCGATGCCGCAAGACGTCAAGGTCTCCCCGGACGGGAAGACCTTCTACGTCGCGGACATGATGGCGCACGGCATGTGGGTGCTCGGCGGCGACAAGTTCGAGACCCCCAAGCTGCTGCCCACCGGAAAGGGCTGCCACGGCCTCTACGTCAGCCGCGACTCCAAGGAGATGTACGTCTCCAACCGCGGCGAAGGGTCGGTCTCCGTCTTCGACTTCACGCAGAACAAGCTGACCAAGAAGTGGGAGCTGCCCGACGGCGGCAGCCCCGACATGGGCGGGGTCTCCGCCGACGGCAAGGTGCTGTGGCTCTCGGGCCGCTACAACTCCGAGGTCTACGCCATCGACACCACCACCGGCAAGCAGCTCGCCAAGATCCCGGTGGGCGGCGGACCGCACGGCCTCGCCGTCTACCCGCAGCCCGGCCGCTACTCCCTCGGCCACACCGGCATCTTCCGGTAG
- a CDS encoding polysaccharide deacetylase family protein, with amino-acid sequence MLCYPDRRSALRAGAAVAAGLLASACGTDAPAAPGPSASGTAPAGPAAPAKAAPDKAPARAKAAAAPRRFAGQPVEIGHGPRGRPGVALTFHGNGEPAIAKAVLAEAERAGARVTVLAIGAWLDAHPEMARRILDGGHELGNHTQRHLAINTMPEEQAYAEITGCADRLKRLTGSIGTWFRPSQTQYATPLVRKLAQRAGYPHVLSYDVDSLDFTSPGAAAVIRTVIGPIQGGSVVSLHFGYADTVDAMPPLLEELARRKLRAVTTTELLTP; translated from the coding sequence GTGCTCTGCTACCCGGACCGCCGATCCGCTCTCCGTGCCGGCGCGGCGGTCGCCGCCGGCCTCCTCGCCTCCGCCTGTGGCACGGACGCCCCCGCCGCCCCCGGGCCGTCCGCTTCCGGGACGGCCCCCGCAGGCCCCGCGGCCCCGGCGAAGGCCGCCCCGGACAAGGCGCCGGCCCGGGCCAAGGCGGCCGCCGCCCCGCGCCGGTTCGCGGGTCAGCCCGTGGAGATCGGACACGGCCCCCGCGGCCGTCCCGGCGTCGCGCTCACCTTCCACGGCAACGGCGAACCCGCCATCGCCAAGGCAGTGCTCGCCGAGGCGGAACGGGCGGGCGCGCGGGTCACCGTACTGGCCATCGGCGCCTGGCTCGACGCCCACCCGGAGATGGCCCGCCGGATCCTGGACGGCGGCCACGAGCTCGGCAACCACACTCAGCGCCACCTCGCGATCAACACCATGCCCGAGGAGCAGGCGTACGCCGAGATCACCGGCTGCGCCGACCGGCTCAAACGGCTGACCGGATCCATCGGCACCTGGTTCCGCCCGTCCCAGACCCAGTACGCCACCCCCCTGGTGCGAAAACTGGCCCAGCGGGCGGGCTACCCGCACGTCCTGTCGTACGACGTGGACTCCCTCGACTTCACCTCGCCCGGTGCCGCGGCCGTCATCCGCACCGTCATCGGCCCGATCCAAGGCGGATCGGTGGTGAGCCTGCACTTCGGCTACGCGGACACGGTCGACGCGATGCCACCCCTCCTCGAAGAACTCGCACGCCGCAAACTGCGCGCGGTGACCACCACGGAGCTGCTGACCCCATGA
- a CDS encoding ATP-binding protein: protein MAGLEGVEQPRQRSSASAVRLTAALEDELGLKALELYGNPAEAEVTLPSMPESASTARRLTQCVVVRLWGLSPQIAEHTVLLVSELVGNAVRHTGARSFGLRMVRRRGWIRVEVRDPSRGLPCLMPVHEMDTTGRGLFLVDKLSDRWGADLLPRGKITWFEMRVADR, encoded by the coding sequence ATGGCGGGTCTGGAGGGTGTGGAACAGCCGCGGCAGCGCAGTAGCGCTTCCGCGGTACGGCTCACGGCGGCCCTGGAGGACGAACTCGGGCTCAAGGCGCTGGAGTTGTACGGGAATCCGGCCGAGGCGGAAGTGACGCTGCCGTCGATGCCCGAGTCGGCGAGCACCGCCCGCAGGCTCACGCAGTGCGTGGTCGTCCGCCTGTGGGGGCTCTCGCCGCAGATCGCCGAGCACACGGTCCTGCTCGTCTCGGAACTCGTGGGCAACGCCGTCCGCCACACGGGGGCCCGGTCCTTCGGTTTACGGATGGTCAGGCGGCGCGGCTGGATCCGCGTGGAGGTGCGCGACCCCTCGCGCGGGCTGCCCTGTCTCATGCCGGTCCACGAGATGGACACCACCGGCCGGGGGCTGTTCCTCGTCGACAAGCTCTCGGACCGCTGGGGCGCGGACCTGCTGCCGCGCGGAAAGATCACCTGGTTCGAGATGCGGGTCGCCGACCGCTGA
- a CDS encoding enoyl-CoA hydratase/isomerase family protein: MTISLEVSEGVGVIRLDRPPMNALDIATQDRLRELAVEATDRADVRTVVIYGGEKVFAAGADIKEMQTMDHAAMVARSRGLQDAFTAVARIPKPVVAAVTGYALGGGCELALCADYRIAADNAKLGQPEILLGLIPGAGGTQRLSRLIGPSKAKDLIFTGRMVKADEALTLGLVDRVVPAAEVYEQAYAWAAKLAQGPALALRAAKECVDAGLETDIDTGLTIERGWFAGLFATEDRERGMRSFVEEGPGKAKFL; the protein is encoded by the coding sequence ATGACCATCTCTCTCGAAGTCTCCGAAGGCGTCGGCGTCATCCGGCTGGACCGGCCGCCCATGAACGCCCTGGACATCGCCACCCAGGACCGGCTGCGCGAGCTCGCCGTCGAGGCGACCGACCGGGCCGACGTCCGTACGGTCGTCATCTACGGCGGCGAGAAGGTGTTCGCGGCCGGCGCGGACATCAAGGAGATGCAGACGATGGACCACGCGGCCATGGTCGCCCGGTCCCGCGGACTGCAGGACGCCTTCACGGCCGTGGCCCGGATCCCCAAGCCCGTGGTCGCGGCCGTCACCGGTTACGCCCTGGGCGGCGGCTGCGAGCTGGCCCTGTGCGCGGACTACCGGATCGCCGCCGACAACGCGAAGCTCGGCCAGCCCGAGATCCTGCTCGGCCTGATCCCCGGCGCGGGCGGTACTCAGCGGCTGTCCCGGCTGATCGGCCCCTCCAAGGCCAAGGACCTCATCTTCACCGGCCGCATGGTCAAGGCGGACGAGGCGCTGACCCTCGGCCTCGTGGACCGCGTCGTACCGGCCGCCGAGGTCTACGAGCAGGCGTACGCGTGGGCCGCGAAGCTGGCGCAGGGCCCGGCCCTCGCGCTGCGCGCCGCCAAGGAGTGCGTGGACGCGGGGCTGGAGACCGACATCGACACCGGGCTGACCATCGAACGGGGCTGGTTCGCGGGCCTGTTCGCCACCGAGGACCGCGAGCGCGGGATGCGCAGCTTCGTCGAGGAGGGTCCGGGGAAGGCCAAGTTCCTTTAG
- a CDS encoding L,D-transpeptidase produces MGRTIVNLQPIRGRARTGLPALLLGAALLFTSACSGGGNAGAAGGSGGADGGTGTTGTEASKAVVSVKPDDGAKEVATSGVLKITSTGGKLTTVTVADTKGNAVEGKLAADGASWEPARNLASATEYKVHAVAKDEAGRESAKDTTFTTLTPANTFIGQYTPEDGSTVGVGMPVSINFSRGITNPEAVEKAITVTAEPSVPIEGHWFGNDRLDFRPENYWAAGTKVTLKLELDGVEGRPGVYGKQTRTVSFKIGRSQVTTVDAGSKQMQVVRDGQVLKNVPITAGAPSTTTYNGQMVISEKYKVTRMNGATVGFGGEYDISDVPHAMRLTTSGTFVHGNYWASSGTFGSENVSHGCVGLKDVRGAGDGGQPAAWFFNESLIGDVVIVKNSKDKIVAPDNGLNGWNMDWAEWIK; encoded by the coding sequence ATGGGGAGAACGATCGTGAACCTGCAGCCGATACGCGGGCGCGCCCGCACCGGCCTGCCGGCCCTCCTGCTGGGCGCGGCCCTGCTGTTCACCAGCGCGTGCAGCGGTGGCGGAAACGCCGGCGCCGCCGGCGGGAGCGGTGGAGCGGACGGGGGTACCGGCACGACCGGTACCGAGGCGTCGAAGGCCGTCGTGAGCGTCAAGCCGGACGACGGGGCCAAGGAGGTCGCGACCAGCGGCGTCCTGAAGATAACCAGCACCGGCGGCAAGCTCACCACGGTGACGGTCGCCGACACCAAGGGCAACGCGGTGGAGGGCAAGCTCGCCGCGGACGGCGCGAGCTGGGAGCCCGCCCGCAACCTCGCCTCCGCCACCGAGTACAAGGTGCACGCGGTGGCCAAGGACGAGGCCGGCCGCGAGTCCGCGAAGGACACCACCTTCACGACCCTCACGCCCGCCAACACCTTCATCGGCCAGTACACCCCCGAAGACGGATCGACGGTCGGCGTGGGCATGCCGGTCTCGATCAACTTCTCCCGCGGCATCACCAACCCCGAAGCCGTGGAGAAGGCCATCACGGTGACGGCCGAGCCGTCCGTCCCGATCGAGGGCCACTGGTTCGGCAACGACCGACTGGACTTCCGCCCCGAGAACTACTGGGCCGCGGGCACCAAGGTCACCCTGAAGCTCGAACTCGACGGGGTCGAGGGCCGGCCGGGGGTCTACGGCAAGCAGACCCGTACGGTCAGCTTCAAGATCGGCCGCTCCCAGGTCACCACGGTCGACGCCGGCAGCAAGCAGATGCAGGTCGTCCGTGACGGCCAGGTGCTCAAGAACGTTCCGATCACCGCGGGCGCCCCGTCGACGACCACGTACAACGGTCAGATGGTCATCAGCGAGAAGTACAAGGTGACCCGGATGAACGGCGCCACCGTCGGCTTCGGCGGGGAGTACGACATCTCCGACGTCCCGCACGCGATGCGGCTGACCACCTCCGGCACCTTCGTCCACGGCAACTACTGGGCCTCGTCCGGCACGTTCGGCTCCGAGAACGTCAGCCACGGCTGCGTGGGCCTGAAGGACGTCCGCGGCGCCGGTGACGGCGGCCAGCCCGCCGCCTGGTTCTTCAACGAGTCGCTGATCGGCGACGTGGTCATCGTGAAGAACTCCAAGGACAAGATCGTCGCCCCCGACAACGGCCTCAACGGCTGGAACATGGACTGGGCGGAGTGGATCAAGTAA
- a CDS encoding L,D-transpeptidase family protein yields MGRAAVTAVILAAAALAPTAPAAAADPSPAPSAPAVSPAAEACTAGTGPYQRELEEHLRRTADGTQDAGDCEAIRTFQRGNGIRPADGYAGLVTFRTMVAVAARANPNAAGDCPVRTHRVTCVDMERQLLWVQRGRTVVFAPVPIRTGRDDEETRPGWHEIYWRSEHHESTLYANSPMPYAQFFDEGQALHGRKGNLYAHGGSAGCVNLTVPDARRLWDLLTEGDAVYVWGTKPGTEG; encoded by the coding sequence ATGGGCAGGGCGGCGGTCACGGCCGTGATCCTCGCGGCGGCCGCCCTCGCCCCGACGGCGCCCGCAGCCGCAGCGGATCCGTCCCCGGCCCCGTCGGCCCCGGCCGTGTCCCCGGCCGCGGAGGCGTGCACCGCCGGGACCGGGCCCTACCAGCGAGAGCTGGAGGAGCACCTGCGCCGGACGGCCGACGGGACGCAGGACGCCGGGGACTGCGAGGCGATCCGCACCTTCCAGCGGGGCAACGGCATCCGGCCCGCCGACGGCTATGCCGGACTGGTCACCTTCCGGACCATGGTCGCGGTCGCCGCCCGTGCGAACCCCAACGCCGCCGGCGACTGCCCGGTCCGTACGCACCGGGTGACCTGCGTGGACATGGAGCGCCAGCTCCTGTGGGTGCAGCGCGGCCGCACGGTGGTCTTCGCACCCGTCCCCATCCGCACCGGACGGGACGACGAGGAGACCCGTCCCGGCTGGCACGAGATCTACTGGCGCAGCGAGCACCACGAATCCACGCTCTACGCCAACTCTCCGATGCCCTACGCCCAGTTCTTCGACGAGGGCCAGGCCCTGCACGGCCGCAAGGGCAACCTGTACGCCCACGGCGGCTCGGCCGGCTGCGTCAACCTCACCGTCCCCGACGCCCGGCGGCTGTGGGACCTGCTCACCGAGGGCGACGCCGTCTACGTCTGGGGCACCAAGCCCGGCACGGAGGGCTGA